One part of the Entelurus aequoreus isolate RoL-2023_Sb linkage group LG05, RoL_Eaeq_v1.1, whole genome shotgun sequence genome encodes these proteins:
- the flrt1a gene encoding leucine-rich repeat transmembrane protein FLRT1: protein MASSRFANLRARLRLLFLSLALCVGSQEFTAATIQGYIGEIDTICPSVCRCDEDFIYCNDRGLSSIPSLPASASVLYLQNNQINNPGLPTSLERQLTVRVIYLYDNELDEFPVHLPPSVRELHLQDNNIRTIPRSALARMPLLEKLHLDDNSISTVSIEDQAFADNPRLRLLFLSRNHLSSIPSGLPASLEELRLDDNRISTIPTHAFRGLSSLRCLVLDGNLLANQRIADDTFSRLSNLTELSLVRNALQTPPVNLPSAHLQRLSLQENALIHMPRGSLDGMHRLQRLDLSGNNLTTLPRGLFKDLDNLGQLLVRGNPWHCGCNLRWLYDWLQTRGNSITVRGLTCRGPDRVRDMALKDLTSEMEECELVKTAGTKDRAGVGGLDSSTTNTPPQGSLFTLRSKRPGLGLPDSGLDYTLSSSGVGKSLALNVKPLSHSSVRVTWSVAQPTSSFRLSWLRLGTGNTMGSITETLVRGDRREYLLTSLQPRSSYIICMVPMPASSESKGGISGESDADEALVCAKAETSDPSPLEEEEAGDSRHVTVLPLAGIIGGATAIVSLALIFAIICWYGHKSGHLCSRDHYTRNTSRKSKNYDDYIESGTKKDNTILEIRGPGFQMTPMAPCQPMQPKPLQEDYIIHTIFPSNGTGMYKGANHISNARQSTNRGYREGGIPDIDYCYT from the coding sequence ATGGCATCTTCTCGTTTTGCTAATTTGCGGGCCCGACTCCGATTGCTTTTCCTTTCCTTGGCACTGTGTGTTGGCTCTCAGGAGTTCACTGCAGCCACAATACAAGGATACATTGGAGAAATAGACACAATATGTCCATCTGTGTGTAGATGTGATGAAGACTTTATCTACTGTAATGATCGTGGCCTGAGCTCTATCCCCTCACTGCCTGCTTCCGCATCCGTCCTCTATCTTCAAAACAACCAGATAAACAACCCGGGCCTTCCCACTTCCTTGGAGCGCCAGCTTACCGTACGCGTCATCTACCTTTATGATAATGAACTCGATGAATTCCCAGTGCACTTGCCACCATCGGTCCGTGAGTTACATTTACAAGACAATAACATCCGCACTATTCCACGTAGTGCTCTTGCGAGAATGCCACTACTGGAAAAGCTCCACTTGGACGACAATTCTATTTCCACTGTCAGCATTGAGGATCAGGCTTTTGCAGACAATCCTCGGTTGCGCCTACTTTTCCTTTCCCGCAACCACCTGTCCAGTATCCCCTCAGGATTGCCCGCCTCTCTGGAAGAACTCCGTCTAGATGACAACCGAATCTCCACTATCCCTACACATGCCTTCCGTGGCCTCTCCTCACTTAGATGTCTTGTCCTAGACGGGAATCTCTTGGCAAATCAACGCATCGCTGATGACACATTCTCACGTCTCTCCAACTTGACAGAGCTGTCCTTAGTTCGTAACGCCCTTCAGACGCCGCCTGTCAACCTTCCCAGTGCCCACCTCCAGCGTTTGTCTCTGCAAGAGAACGCTCTGATTCACATGCCCCGAGGTTCTTTGGATGGCATGCACAGACTGCAGAGGCTGGACCTTTCTGGAAATAACCTGACCACCCTGCCGCGAGGATTGTTCAAAGACCTGGATAATTTAGGTCAGCTCCTGGTACGAGGCAATCCTTGGCACTGTGGCTGTAATCTGCGCTGGTTGTATGATTGGTTACAGACCCGCGGTAACTCAATCACTGTTAGAGGTCTCACCTGCCGTGGGCCAGACAGGGTAAGAGACATGGCCTTGAAAGACCTCACAAGTGAGATGGAGGAATGTGAGTTGGTGAAGACAGCTGGGACTAAAGACAGAGCAGGTGTTGGAGGATTGGATAGTTCTACCACTAACACACCTCCCCAAGGATCACTCTTCACTCTGCGCTCTAAGCGACCTGGTCTTGGACTGCCTGACTCCGGCTTAGACTACACTCTTAGCAGCAGTGGTGTGGGGAAGAGTCTGGCTCTAAATGTTAAGCCTCTCTCGCACAGCAGTGTTCGTGTCACCTGGAGTGTTGCACAACCAACCTCTTCCTTCAGGCTCAGTTGGCTCCGACTGGGTACCGGTAACACCATGGGCTCAATCACAGAGACCCTGGTCCGGGGTGATCGTCGAGAGTATCTCCTTACCTCTTTGCAACCACGTTCTAGCTACATCATCTGTATGGTGCCCATGCCAGCCAGCTCAGAGAGCAAAGGGGGGATTTCAGGAGAATCTGACGCTGACGAAGCTCTTGTGTGTGCAAAAGCTGAAACTTCTGATCCCAGCCCATTAGAGGAAGAGGAAGCTGGTGATTCACGGCATGTGACAGTGCTGCCCTTGGCAGGGATTATTGGTGGCGCCACTGCAATTGTATCATTAGCACTTATATTTGCCATCATCTGTTGGTATGGACACAAGAGTGGGCACTTGTGTTCCCGAGACCATTACACTCGCAACACCTCCCGCAAAAGCAAGAATTATGATGACTACATAGAGTCAGGCACAAAGAAAGACAATACCATCCTAGAGATCCGTGGACCGGGCTTTCAGATGACACCAATGGCTCCTTGCCAGCCGATGCAACCTAAACCACTACAAGAGGATTACATTATTCATACCATATTCCCATCTAATGGCACTGGCATGTACAAAGGTGCCAACCATATTTCAAATGCAAGGCAAAGCACCAACAGAGGTTATAGAGAAGGGGGGATCCCAGATATAGACTACTGTTACACATGA